The nucleotide sequence GGATCTCGCCGCCGAGTGGATCGACCGATGGGACGCACAGCAGGAGGGATACGTACCCGACCGTGAGGAGCGGTTCGCGGTGCTGGTCGACATCGTCGAGCACGCCGTGCGGGAGGTGGCCGAGCCGGTCGTCGTCGATCTCGGATGCGGCCCGGGCTCGCTCGCGGCCCGGATCGCCGAGCGGGTTCCGCGCGCGGTGATCATCGGGGTGGATGCCGATCCGCTGCTGATCGCGCTCGCCCGCGGCCGGTACGGCGACCTGGCGCGCTGGGAGGTCGCCGATCTCGCGGCCGACGACTGGACGGCCGCGCTGCCCGGACCGGTGCATGCCGCCGTCTCCACCACCGCACTGCACTGGATGCTCCCCGAGCAGCTCGCCGGGCTGTACCGGACGCTCGCCGCGCACACCGCACCCGGCGGAGTGCTGGCCAACGGTGATCACCTGGCCGTCGCCGAGGGGCTCGCCGGCCCGGCCGCCGCCGTCGGTGCCGGACGCGCCCTGCGGTCCGGCGTGACCGGGCGGGAGGGATGGACCGACTGGTGGGACGCGCTGCTCGACGATCCGCGGCTCGCCGGGGTGACAGCGGGGCGGCGGCGTTCGACGTCCGCGGTGCAGGACGCGGCCGGCGAGTCCGAGCACCACGACGGCAGCAACCGGCTCTCCGCCGCCGACCACGCCCGGCTCCTGCTGGCGGGCGGCTACTCCGGCGCGGGCGTGGTCTGGCAGCACGGGGAGGACACGGTCGTCGCCGGGGTGCGGTGAGCCGGGCGGACCAGTGCCGGCGCCCGCCCGGCACAACCCGCGCGAACATCAGGGTGAACCCTGAGTCGAGCTTCCGTATACCGGGCATCCTGGACACATGCTGCGGCTGATCCTCAACGTCATCTGGCTGGTGCTCTCGGGCTTCTGGCTGTTCCTGGGTTACATGGCGGCCGGGATCGTGGCCTGTGTCCTGGTCGTGACGATCCCGTTCGGCATCGCCTCGTTCCGGATCGGTCTCTACGCGCTCTGGCCGTTCGGCCGGGACGTGGTGCGCCGGCCGTCGGCGGGAGCGGCGTCGACGATCGGCAACGTGCTCTGGATCCTGCTGTTCGGCTGGTGGCTGATCATCGGGCACATCGCCACCGCGCTCGCGCTCGCCGTCACGATCATCGGCCTGCCGCTGGCCTGGGCGAACCTGAAGCTGATCCCGGTGTCGCTGTTCCCGCTGGGCTCGCAGATCGTCGACACCGACGCCTACGTGCCCGGCTCCCGCGTCGCCGTCTGATCCCGATGCCGCCGAGCCGCACCGGGACCCGGCTCGGCTCGGCTCACTCGGGGTCGGTCAGGAACTCCACACCGGCCCGCGCCAGCAGCTCCGGATCGTGCACCCCGCACAGCTCGCGCGCCGAGTGCATGGACAGCACCGGGATGCCGACGTCGACCGTCCGGATGCCCAGCCGGGTCGCCATGATCGGCCCGACGGTCGATCCGCAGGGCACGGTGTTCTTCGAGACGAACACCTGGTTCGGCACGTCGGCGCTCCGGCAGGCGCGCTTCCAGGCGGCCGCGCCGGGGGCGTCGGTGGCGTAGCGCTGCACCGCGTTGACCTTGAGCGACGGCCCGTGGTTGGGCAGCGACAGGTGATCGGTGTCGTGCTTGTCGAGGTGGTTGGGGTGCGCGGCGTGCGTGACGTCCACGGACAGGCAGCGCGAGCGCGCGAACACGGTGCGGCGCTCGTCGAACCCGCCGGCGAGCCGGGTCAGCACCGTCTCCAGCAGCGGCCCGGCCGCCCCGGTAGCCGAGTCGGAGCCGATCTCCTCGTGGTCGAACCCGACGAACACCGGCACCGTCGCCGGGTCCCGCTGCGCCGCGGTGAGCAGTGCGGAGATCCCCGCATGCACCGACGCCAGGTTGTCCAGCCGCGGCGCGGCCAGCAGCTCGTCGTCCCGGCCGAGGGTGGCGGGCGGGGTGAGGTCGTAGGTGAACAGGTCGTGCGCGGCGACGTCGCGGGGATCGATACCGGTCAGCGAGGCCAGGAACTCGACGAGATCGCCACCGGCCGGGTCGCCGATCCCCCAGATCGGCAGGAGGTGACGTTGCGGGTCCAGGGTGAGGCCCTGGTTCACGCCGCGGTCGAGATGGATCGCGAGCTGCGGGATGCGCAGCAGCGGCCGATCCACCAGCACCGGGACGATCCGGCCGTCGTAGAGCGCGAGCCGTCCGGCCAGCCCGAGATCGCGGTCCAGCCAGGAGTTCCACAGCGCACCGCCGTAGACCTCGACGCCGACCTGCCGCCAGCCCGCCGTCCCGACGTCCGGGTTCGGCTTGACCTTGAACCCGGGCGAGTCGGTGTGTGCGGCGAACACCCGCAGCGGGCGGGGCGCACCGGCGGGCTGCCACCAGGCCAGGATCGTGCCGTCCCGCACCAGGTAGCGACCACCGGTGCCGTCGATCCACGGGCCGTCCTCGGGCTGCTCGACGAACCCGGCGGCGGTCAGCCTGCGCACGGCCTCGGCCACCGCGTGGTACGGCGACGGGCTCGCGGTCAGGAACGAGGCGAGATCACGGGCGGCGTCGGTCACGTGAGGCATCCTGTCAGTGATGACGGAGAGCTTCGACGTGGTGGTGGTCGGCGCCGGGTCCGCGGGCTGCGCGCTGGCCGGGCGGCTCGCTGCACGCGGGATCCGGACGGCGCTGGTGGAGGCCGGGGCCGTCGTCGTCCCGTCGGAGTCGACGCCGATCGCCTCGCTCGCCGCCACCGCGCCGGGACACGTGCTGAACTGGGCCTATCACGCGACGCTTGCCCACGGCCGGGAGTCCACGGTGCCGCGCGGCCGGGTGCTGGGTGGCTCCGGCGCCATCAACGGCGGCTACTTCGTGCGTGCGGTGCCCGCCGACTTCGCCGACTGGGCGGTCCCGGGCTGGTCCTACGAGGACACCCTGCCCTGCTTCCGGCGGCTGGAGCGCGACCTGGACTTCTGCACCGACGACGTGCACGGCGACTCCGGTCCGCTGCGGATCTCCCGCCCGGCCGGTCCGCTCCTCGCGCCGGTCACCGAGCCGTTCCTGCAGGCCTGCACGGCACTCGGCTATCCGGCCGAGCCGGACAAGAACGCCGGTGGCCCGCCGGGTGCCGGCCCGGTCCCGACCAATGCCGTCGACGGGCGGCGGGTCAGCTCCGCGACCGCCTACCTGCCGCCGCCCTGGGGCGACGCCGAGTGGTGCGACGCGCTGACCGTCCTGGGGGGCCGGGCCGTCGACACCCTGCTGCACTCCGGCGGCCGGGTGCACGGCATCCGGATCGGGGGCGACGAGCTGCACGCCGGTGAGGTCGTCGTCGCCGCCGGTGCGGTCGGGACACCGGCGCTGCTGCAGCGCTCCGGGATCGGGCCGGAGGACACCCTGCGCGCGGCCGGGATCGCGGTGCGGCACGAGTTGCCCGGCGTCGGACGCGGCTGGTCGGACCATCCCGCGGTGTTCCTGCCGCTGCGCAGCGGACTGCCCGACCCGCATCCGGACGCGGTGGCCGGGCAGGCCGCGCTGAACCTGGACTCGGGCACCGACCCGGCCGGCGACCTGGAGGTCCTGTTGTTCGCGCATCCCTTCGCGCCGGGCGGTCCCGCGCACCTGATGTGTGCCGTGCAGCGGCCGGACAGCCGCGGCATGCTCGCGGTCACCTCGCCGGATCCGGCGGACCCGCCCCGGCTGGACTTCCGCTACCTGCGCACCACCTCCGACCGGCACCGGATGCGGGCCGCGGTGCGGGTCGGCGCGGACATCCTGCGGGTCGCCGGCTGGGACCGGGCCGGTCCCGGCGACGGCGGCCCGGCCGGCTGGGAGCTGGGCAACGACACCCGGCTCGACGAGTGGATCCAGGAGCGGCTGACGACCTCGGTGCACCTGTCCGGGAGCGCCGCGATGGGCACCGGGCCGGACTCCGTCGTCGGCCCCGACCTGCGGGTGCACGGCCTGGCCGGGCTGCGGGTCGCGGACACCTCGATCCTGCCGTCGGTGCCACGGCGCGGACCGGCGGCCACCGCCGTGATGATCGGTGAGCGGGCCGCCGACCTGGTGGCGGCGTCGTGATCCGCCTCGCCACCCCGGCCGACGCACCGGCGCTGCGGGAGATCGAGCGCGCCGCGGGCGAGCCGTTCCGGGAGATCGGACTGGACGTCGTCGCCGACGACGAACCGCCGCCCGCGGCGCTGCTGGCCGCCTACGCCACGGCCGGGCGCGCGTTCGTCGCCGAGCGCGACGGGCGACCGGCCGGGTACCTGCTCACCGAGCTCGTCGACGGCTGCGCACATCTGGAGCAGGTGTCGGTGCTGCCCGGGTTGCGCGGGTCGCGGATCGGCGAGCGGCTCGTCGAGCACCTGGCCGGCTGGGCCCGCGACCGGCGGCTGCCCGCGCTGACCCTCACCACCTACCGGGACGTGCCGTGGAACGGGCCGTACTGGCTGCAGCTCGGGTTCCGCGAGCTGATCGAGATCGGCCCGGGTCTGCGGGCGATCCGGGACGACGAGATCGCCCGCGGCCTCGACGTCTGGCCGCGGCTGGCGATGCGCCGGGATCTCGGCTCGTAGTGTCGCCGGCATGACGACCGCGGAGAATCCGTTCCTCACCCCGAGCGAGCTGCCGTTCGCACTGCCCGACACCACCCGGATCCGCGACGACCACTACCTGCCGGCCTTCGAGGCCGGGATGGCGCAGCAGCGGGCCGAGGTGGCCGCGATCGTCGGCGCCGGCGAGCCGACGTTCGAGAACACGGTGGCCGCGCTGGAGCGGTCCGGCGCGGTGCTGGACCGGGTGTCGGCGCTGTTCTTCACCCGGGTGTCGGCGCACACCTCGCCCGCTGTCCAGGAGATCGAGGCCCGGGTCGCGCCGCTGCTCGCCGCACACGCCGACGCGATCCGGCTCGATCCCGAGCTGTTCGCCCGGATCGACGCGCTGCACACCCGCCGGGACGCACTCGGGCTCGGCGCCGAGTCGCTGCGGCTGCTGGAGCGGCACCACCGGGACATGGTCCGGGCGGGTGCGCAGCTCGGCCCGGCCGAGCAGGCCCGGCTGCGGGAGCTGAACGAGGAGCTGTCCGGGCTGACCACGGCGTTCGGCGCGATGCTGCTGGCCGGGGCGAACGCGGCCGCGGTGCACGTCACCGACCGGTCCCGCCTCGACGGGCTCTCCGAGGACGCGGTCGCCGCCGCCGCGGCGGCCGCCACCGACCGCGGGTACGACGGCGGCTGGCTGCTCACCCTGGTGTTGCCGACCGGGCAGCCCGCGCTCGCCTCGCTGACCGACCGGGACCTGCGTGCGGAGCTGCACCGTGCGTCGGTCTCCCGCGGGCAGGGCGGCGAGCACGACACCCGGGAGACGGTGCTGCGGATCGTGCGGGTGCGCGCCGAGCGGGCGCGGCTGCTGGGCTACCCGGACCACGCGTCCTACGTGATCGACGACGCGACCGCCGGGACCGCCCTGGCGGCCCGGGAGATGCTGGAGTCGCTGGTTCCCGGCGCCGTCGCGAACGCCGACCGGGAGCTGGCCGGCCTGGCCGAGCTCGCCGGGGACGGGCTCGAACCGTGGGACCGGGCGTTCCACGCCGAGCGGTACCGCCGCGAGCGGCTCGCCGTCGACGACGCCGCGCTGCGGCCCTACCTGGAGGCCGAGCGGGTGATCACCGACGGCGTGTTCCGGGCCGCCGGGGAGCTCTACGGCATCCGGTTCGCCGAGCGCACCGACCTGCCCGCCTACCACCCGGACGTCCGCTGGTGGGAGGTCAGCGACGACTCCGGCACGGTGCTGGGGCTGTTCGGCGCCGACCTGTGGGCGCGGTCCTCGAAGCGCGGCGGGGCCTGGATGAACTCGCTGGTCGCGCAGTCGTCGCTGCTCGGGACGACGCCGGTGGTGCTGAACACGCTGAACCTGGGCAAGCCGGCCGCCGGTGAGCCGGCGCTGCTGTCGCTGGACGAGGTCCGGACGCTGTTCCACGAGTTCGGGCACGCCCTGCACGGGCTGTTCTCCGACGTCGAGTACCCGACGTTCTCCGGTACGTCGGTGCCGCGCGACTTCGTCGAGTTCCCCAGCCAGGTCAACGAGATGTGGCTGGAGGACCCGCAGATCCTGGCGTCGTTCGCCCGGCACCACGCGACCGGCGAGCCGTTGCCGGCCGAGCTGCTCTCGGCGGCGCTCGCCGCCCGCGGCTACGGGGAGGGCTTCGCGACCACCGAGTACCTGGCCGCGGCGCTGCTGGACCAGGCGTGGCACCGGCTGACCCCGGAGGAGGCCGAGGCGGTGGTCGACGTCGGCGCGTTCGAGCAGCAGGCGCTGGAGGCGGCCGGGATCGCGCACCCGCTGGTCCCGCCGCGCTACCGCACGACGTACTTCAATCACGTCTTCGGCGGCAGCGGGTACGCGGCGGCCTACTACTCCTACATCTGGGCCGAGGTGCTCGACGCCGACACGGTCGCCTGGTTCGGCGAGCACGGCGGGCTGCGCCGGGAGAACGGCGACCGGTTCCGTCGCGAGGTGCTGTCCCGCGGCGGCTCGGTGGACGCGATGACGGCGTATCGCACGTTCCGTGGCAGGGACCCGCGGATCGAGCCGCTGCTCGCCCGGCTCGGCCTCGCGGACGACTGAACGGCTTCCCCCGCCATCCGATGGGGAGCGCCGGATGGCGGGGGAGTGGCCGGTGCGACGTCAGGAGTACATGCGCATCCAGGCGACCCGCATCTCACTCGGCGCGGGCGCGCCCCCGCCGGGGAAGTAGTCCAGCTGGATCGCGGCGTGCATCGGGCCCGGCGGCAGTGTCTGCGGGTCCTCGGAGCGGAACCACTCCTCGCCGTTGACGTAGCCGATCACCGCGTTCGGGGTCCACTCGACGGCGTAGTTGTTCCACTGGGTGATGTCGAGCGTGCGGGTCGCGTCGACCTGGGAGTTGTCCGACCCGTAGTGCAGGAAGAACGACACGTCGTCGCTGGCGCTGGTGGTCTCGGCGAAGTCGATCTCACCGCCGCGCGGCCACTCGATCTCGCTGGGCCACAGCAGGATCACCGGGTGGTACTGCCGGTCCCCGGCGGGGAACTGGGCGCGCACCTCCCACTTGCCGTACTGGCGCGGGGTGCCCCAGGCGATGCCGCCGGTGTTGCCCTGCGAGTCGCCGCGGATCACCAGGTTGCCGTCCTCCACGGACACCGCGTCCGGGGTGCGGCGGCCCTGACCGTCGTGGCCGGCGCTGTCGTAGGCGGACCAGCCGTTGCCCAGGCTCGAACCGGTGAACTCGTCGCCGCCGGCCGCCTGCCAGCCCCGGGCCAGCGCCGCCTGTACGCCGTCGCCGGCGACCTGGGGGGCGCTCGCAGCGCCGGGAGCGGCGCGGTTGCCGGAGCCGTCGGCGGCGGCATCGCCCCCGCCGCCCCCGCCCGCGGGCGCCTGCTGCCGGTCGGTGCCGGCGCGGGCGCGTTCCCGGGCGCGCTGCTCGGCGGCCTCCCGGGCGGCGATCGCCTCGCCGATCCGGTCGGTCGCACCCAGCGCGGCGTCGCCCAGGGCGGTGCCGCCGCCGGAACCGACCGCCGGGTTGGTGGCGAGTGTGCTGCCCGAGACCGACCGGCGCGACGAGTCGTCGATCAACGCGGTGCTGAGCGACGGGTCCTCGGTGCCGGGCTGGAGCAGCGTGAGCACCATCGTCGCGGCCAGGATCGCGGCGGCTCCCACACCGAGTGGTGCCAGCCGGCGGAACCGGGAGCGGCGCGCCGAGGCGGCGCGGTCGATCTCGATCACGGTCGAGTCGCCGCTGCTCCTGCCGCCACTGCCGCTGCCGCTGCCACCGTCGCCGGCGGGCCGGTCGTCCGGCTCGTGCAGTTCGGCGATGGCGAGCGCGGTCGCGGTGCCGCCCGCTGCGCGGCGGTGCCGCCCGGACGCCGTCACCGGGGCGTCCTCGAGCAGGGTCGCCACGGAGACGGCCGAGGCTGCCGCGGGGTCGGCATGCCTGCCCCGGTCGAAGTGCACAGAGGGGGAGCTGTGC is from Pseudonocardia autotrophica and encodes:
- a CDS encoding GMC family oxidoreductase; the protein is MTESFDVVVVGAGSAGCALAGRLAARGIRTALVEAGAVVVPSESTPIASLAATAPGHVLNWAYHATLAHGRESTVPRGRVLGGSGAINGGYFVRAVPADFADWAVPGWSYEDTLPCFRRLERDLDFCTDDVHGDSGPLRISRPAGPLLAPVTEPFLQACTALGYPAEPDKNAGGPPGAGPVPTNAVDGRRVSSATAYLPPPWGDAEWCDALTVLGGRAVDTLLHSGGRVHGIRIGGDELHAGEVVVAAGAVGTPALLQRSGIGPEDTLRAAGIAVRHELPGVGRGWSDHPAVFLPLRSGLPDPHPDAVAGQAALNLDSGTDPAGDLEVLLFAHPFAPGGPAHLMCAVQRPDSRGMLAVTSPDPADPPRLDFRYLRTTSDRHRMRAAVRVGADILRVAGWDRAGPGDGGPAGWELGNDTRLDEWIQERLTTSVHLSGSAAMGTGPDSVVGPDLRVHGLAGLRVADTSILPSVPRRGPAATAVMIGERAADLVAAS
- a CDS encoding M18 family aminopeptidase, with translation MTDAARDLASFLTASPSPYHAVAEAVRRLTAAGFVEQPEDGPWIDGTGGRYLVRDGTILAWWQPAGAPRPLRVFAAHTDSPGFKVKPNPDVGTAGWRQVGVEVYGGALWNSWLDRDLGLAGRLALYDGRIVPVLVDRPLLRIPQLAIHLDRGVNQGLTLDPQRHLLPIWGIGDPAGGDLVEFLASLTGIDPRDVAAHDLFTYDLTPPATLGRDDELLAAPRLDNLASVHAGISALLTAAQRDPATVPVFVGFDHEEIGSDSATGAAGPLLETVLTRLAGGFDERRTVFARSRCLSVDVTHAAHPNHLDKHDTDHLSLPNHGPSLKVNAVQRYATDAPGAAAWKRACRSADVPNQVFVSKNTVPCGSTVGPIMATRLGIRTVDVGIPVLSMHSARELCGVHDPELLARAGVEFLTDPE
- a CDS encoding class I SAM-dependent methyltransferase, whose amino-acid sequence is MTVAPDLAAEWIDRWDAQQEGYVPDREERFAVLVDIVEHAVREVAEPVVVDLGCGPGSLAARIAERVPRAVIIGVDADPLLIALARGRYGDLARWEVADLAADDWTAALPGPVHAAVSTTALHWMLPEQLAGLYRTLAAHTAPGGVLANGDHLAVAEGLAGPAAAVGAGRALRSGVTGREGWTDWWDALLDDPRLAGVTAGRRRSTSAVQDAAGESEHHDGSNRLSAADHARLLLAGGYSGAGVVWQHGEDTVVAGVR
- a CDS encoding glycoside hydrolase family 16 protein; this translates as MRRKSSAAADQVDPRDLIERVAAEHSSPSVHFDRGRHADPAAASAVSVATLLEDAPVTASGRHRRAAGGTATALAIAELHEPDDRPAGDGGSGSGSGGRSSGDSTVIEIDRAASARRSRFRRLAPLGVGAAAILAATMVLTLLQPGTEDPSLSTALIDDSSRRSVSGSTLATNPAVGSGGGTALGDAALGATDRIGEAIAAREAAEQRARERARAGTDRQQAPAGGGGGGDAAADGSGNRAAPGAASAPQVAGDGVQAALARGWQAAGGDEFTGSSLGNGWSAYDSAGHDGQGRRTPDAVSVEDGNLVIRGDSQGNTGGIAWGTPRQYGKWEVRAQFPAGDRQYHPVILLWPSEIEWPRGGEIDFAETTSASDDVSFFLHYGSDNSQVDATRTLDITQWNNYAVEWTPNAVIGYVNGEEWFRSEDPQTLPPGPMHAAIQLDYFPGGGAPAPSEMRVAWMRMYS
- a CDS encoding YccF domain-containing protein, which produces MRLILNVIWLVLSGFWLFLGYMAAGIVACVLVVTIPFGIASFRIGLYALWPFGRDVVRRPSAGAASTIGNVLWILLFGWWLIIGHIATALALAVTIIGLPLAWANLKLIPVSLFPLGSQIVDTDAYVPGSRVAV
- a CDS encoding M3 family metallopeptidase translates to MTTAENPFLTPSELPFALPDTTRIRDDHYLPAFEAGMAQQRAEVAAIVGAGEPTFENTVAALERSGAVLDRVSALFFTRVSAHTSPAVQEIEARVAPLLAAHADAIRLDPELFARIDALHTRRDALGLGAESLRLLERHHRDMVRAGAQLGPAEQARLRELNEELSGLTTAFGAMLLAGANAAAVHVTDRSRLDGLSEDAVAAAAAAATDRGYDGGWLLTLVLPTGQPALASLTDRDLRAELHRASVSRGQGGEHDTRETVLRIVRVRAERARLLGYPDHASYVIDDATAGTALAAREMLESLVPGAVANADRELAGLAELAGDGLEPWDRAFHAERYRRERLAVDDAALRPYLEAERVITDGVFRAAGELYGIRFAERTDLPAYHPDVRWWEVSDDSGTVLGLFGADLWARSSKRGGAWMNSLVAQSSLLGTTPVVLNTLNLGKPAAGEPALLSLDEVRTLFHEFGHALHGLFSDVEYPTFSGTSVPRDFVEFPSQVNEMWLEDPQILASFARHHATGEPLPAELLSAALAARGYGEGFATTEYLAAALLDQAWHRLTPEEAEAVVDVGAFEQQALEAAGIAHPLVPPRYRTTYFNHVFGGSGYAAAYYSYIWAEVLDADTVAWFGEHGGLRRENGDRFRREVLSRGGSVDAMTAYRTFRGRDPRIEPLLARLGLADD
- a CDS encoding GNAT family N-acetyltransferase produces the protein MIRLATPADAPALREIERAAGEPFREIGLDVVADDEPPPAALLAAYATAGRAFVAERDGRPAGYLLTELVDGCAHLEQVSVLPGLRGSRIGERLVEHLAGWARDRRLPALTLTTYRDVPWNGPYWLQLGFRELIEIGPGLRAIRDDEIARGLDVWPRLAMRRDLGS